The following are from one region of the Thermofilum sp. genome:
- a CDS encoding ACT domain-containing protein: protein MENSFWDHVKAAVGGREKRLRVLTLLLKYGFSVRGDEVYVGEKVKVSLKSIAEEAGVDRRTVLETLRAIGSDSLLKEFFEKLRPAGPSLVSVSRVLGYRCLVIEVHEDRPGILAWVASALAEKGINILQVVAEDPNIYQEPKLYVVVSQDIPEGAVNKILQHPAIKRVTIS from the coding sequence GTGGAAAACAGCTTCTGGGATCACGTGAAGGCGGCGGTTGGGGGGAGGGAGAAGAGGCTCCGCGTGCTAACCTTGCTGCTGAAGTACGGTTTCAGCGTCCGTGGAGATGAAGTCTACGTTGGAGAAAAGGTGAAAGTCTCGCTGAAATCCATTGCAGAGGAGGCTGGAGTAGACAGGAGAACGGTCTTGGAGACTTTGAGGGCTATTGGGTCGGACTCCCTGCTGAAGGAGTTTTTCGAGAAGCTGAGGCCTGCGGGTCCATCCTTGGTGAGCGTCTCGAGGGTTCTAGGCTACCGTTGCTTAGTGATCGAGGTGCACGAGGACAGGCCCGGGATTCTGGCGTGGGTTGCCTCCGCGCTGGCTGAGAAGGGGATCAACATACTTCAGGTTGTCGCTGAAGACCCTAACATATACCAGGAGCCGAAGCTGTACGTCGTCGTATCCCAGGATATCCCTGAGGGCGCGGTGAATAAGATTCTACAGCACCCGGCTATCAAGCGTGTGACTATCAGCTAG
- a CDS encoding TrpB-like pyridoxal phosphate-dependent enzyme, with product MTLKYTIDENEMPRQWYNILPDLPEKLPPMLNPASGEPLPKEALYRLFPKSLVEQEFSEERFISIPPEVLDVYLLWRPTPLVRARRLEEALRTPAKIYFKFEGVSPPGSHKPNTAVAQAYFNAREGVERLTTETGAGQWGSALAFATNLFGLKCTVYMVRASYEQKPLRRVLMNLWGAEVIPSPSERTKAGRSVLESDPRHPGSLGIAISEAIEDALTHENTRYSLGSVLNHVLLHQTVIGLEAARQMEIAGDFPDYVVGCVGGGSNFAGLAYPFYYLVKSGKAPKETRFVAVEPTACPSMTKGIYTYDFGDTARLTPLLKMYTLGHDYVPPPIHAGGLRYHGAAPSLSLLVKHGAVEPVAYNQVEVLEAAALFARTEGFVPAPESAHAIKAVVDLAVEARKRGEERVILFNLSGHGLLDLQAYREFLEGKLPAYEYPKEKVEESILRLQQLLAGRVPA from the coding sequence ATGACATTGAAGTACACTATTGATGAGAACGAGATGCCGAGGCAGTGGTACAACATCCTGCCCGACCTGCCCGAGAAGCTACCACCTATGCTGAACCCTGCGAGCGGCGAGCCGCTGCCGAAAGAAGCCTTGTACAGGCTGTTCCCGAAGTCGCTCGTAGAGCAGGAGTTCTCGGAGGAACGCTTCATTAGCATCCCCCCGGAGGTGCTGGACGTCTACCTTCTCTGGAGACCTACGCCGCTCGTGAGGGCGAGGCGGCTGGAGGAGGCGCTCAGAACTCCAGCGAAGATATACTTCAAGTTCGAGGGTGTCAGCCCGCCGGGAAGCCACAAGCCCAACACCGCTGTCGCGCAAGCCTACTTCAACGCTAGAGAAGGGGTAGAGCGCCTAACTACCGAGACCGGGGCAGGCCAGTGGGGGAGCGCTCTCGCTTTCGCAACCAACCTCTTCGGACTTAAGTGCACAGTGTACATGGTCCGCGCCAGCTACGAGCAGAAGCCGCTGCGCCGAGTTCTGATGAACCTCTGGGGGGCTGAAGTCATCCCCTCCCCCAGCGAGCGGACCAAGGCTGGCAGGAGCGTCCTGGAGAGCGATCCCCGGCACCCGGGCAGCTTAGGCATCGCGATTAGCGAAGCTATCGAGGATGCTCTGACGCACGAGAATACGCGGTACTCGCTGGGCAGCGTCCTGAACCACGTGCTACTGCACCAGACGGTTATCGGGCTGGAAGCTGCGCGGCAAATGGAGATCGCGGGCGACTTCCCGGACTACGTGGTGGGCTGCGTCGGGGGCGGCAGCAACTTCGCAGGCTTAGCTTACCCGTTCTACTACCTGGTGAAGAGCGGGAAAGCGCCCAAGGAGACGCGTTTCGTAGCTGTCGAGCCAACAGCCTGCCCCTCGATGACCAAGGGTATCTACACCTACGACTTCGGGGACACCGCTAGACTGACGCCGCTCCTCAAGATGTACACTCTAGGCCACGACTACGTCCCGCCGCCGATTCACGCTGGCGGCCTCCGCTACCACGGGGCGGCACCGTCATTAAGCCTCCTCGTGAAGCACGGCGCGGTGGAGCCTGTCGCGTACAACCAGGTAGAGGTGCTTGAAGCCGCCGCGCTCTTCGCGAGAACTGAGGGCTTCGTCCCCGCGCCAGAGAGCGCGCACGCGATAAAGGCCGTTGTCGACTTAGCGGTAGAAGCCAGGAAGAGAGGGGAGGAGAGAGTAATTCTTTTCAACCTGAGCGGCCACGGCCTCCTCGACCTCCAGGCTTACCGGGAGTTCCTCGAGGGCAAGCTGCCAGCGTACGAGTACCCTAAGGAGAAGGTTGAGGAGAGCATTCTCAGGCTTCAGCAGCTCCTCGCGGGCCGAGTACCGGCTTAA
- the mvk gene encoding mevalonate kinase: MKEIVASAPGKVILFGEHFVVEGQPAVAAAISLRARVSAKPLESPVIRVTSKNLGLSEAFELGKLEPRSPLYPVAYAASLALREVEAGGGVELLIDSDIAPGAGMGSSAAVAVAAVAAASAAWGHVLPREQVSKLAFEAEKIVHGKPSGIDNTIAAYGGAIAYRKGEGFLKLKVDFSPVALVLADTGKPRRTGELVQKVLNLKAAFPQVLDPLYYAAGRLVVEAAKMMERGDFEAVGTLMNVNHGLLHAIGVSTLEIEQLVYRARQAGALGAKLTGAGGGGFIVALCWREALQSVVQALSELSPRVLTVGIDTEGVKVERIREKS, from the coding sequence GTGAAAGAGATCGTTGCAAGCGCTCCAGGCAAGGTTATCCTCTTCGGCGAGCACTTCGTAGTTGAAGGGCAGCCCGCGGTCGCGGCCGCGATATCCCTTAGGGCTAGAGTGAGCGCGAAGCCTCTCGAAAGCCCTGTAATCCGGGTTACCTCGAAGAACCTCGGCTTGAGCGAAGCCTTCGAGCTTGGCAAGCTGGAGCCTCGCAGCCCCCTCTACCCCGTAGCCTACGCAGCTTCCCTAGCCCTAAGAGAGGTGGAAGCCGGCGGGGGAGTTGAGCTGCTCATAGACTCCGATATAGCTCCTGGAGCCGGCATGGGGTCCTCGGCTGCCGTCGCAGTCGCAGCGGTCGCAGCGGCATCGGCAGCATGGGGGCATGTACTCCCAAGAGAGCAGGTCTCGAAGCTTGCTTTCGAGGCCGAGAAGATCGTTCACGGTAAGCCGAGCGGGATCGATAACACTATAGCGGCTTACGGCGGCGCTATAGCTTACAGGAAGGGGGAAGGCTTCCTAAAGCTGAAAGTGGATTTCTCGCCAGTTGCGCTTGTGCTCGCCGACACAGGGAAGCCGCGCAGGACGGGCGAGCTCGTGCAGAAGGTTCTCAACTTGAAGGCCGCTTTCCCCCAAGTTCTCGACCCCCTGTACTACGCTGCCGGAAGGCTGGTGGTCGAAGCGGCAAAGATGATGGAGAGAGGCGACTTCGAGGCTGTCGGCACGCTGATGAACGTTAACCACGGTCTCCTGCACGCGATCGGGGTCTCCACCCTTGAGATCGAGCAGCTTGTTTACAGAGCGAGACAGGCGGGAGCCTTGGGGGCAAAGCTCACAGGCGCCGGTGGGGGAGGCTTCATCGTTGCTCTCTGCTGGAGGGAAGCTTTGCAGAGCGTGGTGCAGGCTCTGAGCGAGCTTAGTCCCCGCGTTCTCACAGTCGGAATCGACACAGAGGGCGTAAAGGTTGAGCGCATACGCGAGAAAAGTTAA
- a CDS encoding FAD-dependent oxidoreductase, whose protein sequence is MRILEHPILEFKRGTRAEFLYNGKPLEGFEGESLAAALWASGVRSFKEEEWGPVSPFCMIGHCAKCTVRVDGKKVRACLEPVKHGVSVESVNEPMPELGPPPESRREAIEVDLMVVGSGPAGLSAAIAAAESGLEVHVFERHFRLGGQLVKQTHKFFGSGELFGGLRGFQIAEKLLARARELGVKLHASAPVLGWFRGGIFAVREGDNLLVVRPKAVVVSTGAVERLLVFPGNHLPGVMGAGAAQTLMNEYGVKPGERAVVVGAGNVGLIVSYQLLQAGVDVLAIVEAMPEIGGWLVHAAKLRRLGIPILTRHTVVQAEGRGRVERVVAAQVDERWQPIPGTEKVFEADLLLLSVGLTPEARLLAEMGAKMVWNPELGGYVPFRDENMETSIPGVYIAGDAGGIEEATTAILTGRIAGYSAALRLLGPRPDLLEKREEAARLLREVRRTPFSAKVIRGLERVIIRGVEA, encoded by the coding sequence ATGAGGATACTCGAACACCCGATCCTGGAGTTCAAGCGTGGCACCCGTGCCGAGTTCCTCTACAATGGCAAGCCTCTTGAGGGGTTCGAGGGCGAGTCGCTAGCAGCCGCGCTGTGGGCCAGCGGCGTCAGGAGCTTTAAGGAGGAGGAGTGGGGGCCGGTCAGCCCCTTCTGCATGATCGGTCACTGCGCCAAATGCACTGTCAGGGTGGACGGGAAAAAAGTTCGCGCATGCCTCGAACCAGTGAAGCACGGTGTATCCGTTGAGAGCGTTAATGAACCCATGCCGGAGCTGGGGCCCCCGCCTGAGTCCCGGCGTGAAGCGATCGAGGTAGACCTCATGGTCGTTGGGAGCGGCCCTGCAGGGCTCTCGGCAGCGATAGCCGCAGCGGAAAGCGGGCTTGAGGTGCATGTTTTCGAGAGGCATTTCCGCCTCGGCGGACAGCTGGTAAAGCAGACCCACAAGTTCTTCGGGTCCGGAGAGCTCTTCGGCGGCCTCCGAGGCTTCCAGATCGCGGAGAAGCTTCTCGCTAGGGCTAGAGAGCTCGGCGTCAAGCTCCACGCCTCAGCCCCCGTCCTCGGGTGGTTCCGGGGCGGCATCTTCGCCGTCCGCGAGGGCGACAACCTGCTCGTAGTTAGGCCCAAGGCTGTCGTGGTCTCCACGGGAGCGGTGGAACGGCTCCTCGTCTTCCCCGGTAACCACCTGCCCGGCGTTATGGGTGCGGGCGCGGCCCAGACGCTTATGAACGAGTACGGGGTAAAGCCGGGAGAGAGGGCGGTGGTCGTAGGAGCCGGAAACGTGGGGCTCATCGTGAGCTACCAGCTTCTGCAGGCTGGCGTAGACGTGCTAGCGATCGTCGAGGCCATGCCGGAGATCGGCGGCTGGCTCGTCCACGCGGCGAAGCTGCGGCGGCTGGGGATCCCGATCTTAACAAGGCACACGGTAGTCCAGGCGGAGGGCAGAGGCCGCGTGGAGAGAGTTGTCGCCGCCCAGGTTGACGAGCGGTGGCAGCCGATCCCAGGCACCGAGAAAGTATTCGAGGCGGACCTCCTCCTGCTCTCCGTCGGCCTCACCCCAGAGGCGAGGCTCCTCGCGGAGATGGGCGCGAAGATGGTCTGGAACCCCGAGCTGGGAGGCTACGTGCCCTTCCGGGACGAGAACATGGAGACCAGCATCCCCGGCGTCTACATCGCGGGCGATGCCGGCGGCATCGAGGAAGCAACGACAGCGATCCTGACAGGGAGGATCGCAGGCTACTCGGCCGCCCTGCGCTTGCTGGGGCCGAGGCCAGATCTACTGGAGAAGAGGGAGGAGGCAGCTAGGCTGCTGCGCGAGGTGAGGCGCACACCGTTCTCCGCGAAAGTTATCCGAGGCCTCGAGAGGGTGATAATACGTGGAGTGGAGGCGTAG
- a CDS encoding 4Fe-4S binding protein, translated as MEWRRRGYLSLEELRSSGFLPPADRVLRGPVAVTECIEEIPCNVCTTACNFAAITTEGLRGKPKVDWDRCTGCGMCVGVCPGQAMFVVSLAGGEGRVTLPYEFLPKLRPGARVKLLNREGERVGEGLVERVFEVNKTQVVTVKVPPELVWEVRAVWPV; from the coding sequence GTGGAGTGGAGGCGTAGAGGCTACTTGAGCCTGGAAGAGCTCCGGTCGAGCGGCTTCCTGCCTCCAGCAGATAGAGTGCTAAGGGGCCCCGTCGCAGTCACCGAGTGCATCGAAGAGATACCTTGCAACGTCTGCACGACTGCCTGCAACTTCGCCGCTATCACCACCGAGGGCTTGAGGGGGAAGCCGAAGGTCGACTGGGACCGGTGCACGGGCTGCGGGATGTGTGTGGGTGTGTGCCCCGGGCAGGCAATGTTCGTGGTGAGCTTAGCAGGCGGGGAGGGGCGGGTGACCCTGCCCTACGAGTTTCTCCCGAAGCTGCGCCCAGGAGCGAGGGTGAAGCTTCTGAACAGGGAGGGGGAGCGCGTGGGCGAAGGCCTCGTCGAGAGGGTGTTTGAGGTGAATAAGACTCAAGTTGTAACCGTTAAAGTTCCGCCGGAGCTCGTGTGGGAGGTGAGAGCCGTATGGCCGGTCTGA
- a CDS encoding (2Fe-2S)-binding protein: protein MAGLKAMLCMCEGVTLEDVDRAIEEGFADVESIKRRLRIGMGTCQGRYCVPILIAYLSRKLGVPPEKLAPPLVRPPLEMAPAYIFTGGDHEG from the coding sequence ATGGCCGGTCTGAAAGCAATGCTGTGCATGTGCGAGGGTGTAACTCTCGAAGACGTTGACAGGGCGATCGAGGAGGGCTTCGCAGACGTCGAGTCGATAAAGAGGAGGCTCAGGATCGGCATGGGCACCTGCCAGGGCCGCTACTGCGTTCCGATCCTCATCGCCTACCTGAGCCGTAAGCTTGGCGTGCCCCCCGAGAAGCTCGCGCCCCCGCTGGTGAGACCACCCCTCGAAATGGCTCCTGCCTACATCTTCACAGGTGGCGACCATGAGGGCTGA
- a CDS encoding FAD-binding oxidoreductase, translating into MRAEVVVVGGGITGVSAAYFLAREGARSIIVYEKNYIGSGSTFKCAGGIRASFTSQEHIVLMKRSIELWGELARELGVKYLRSGYLWLASRERDLERLKSYSAIHNSFGVPTRVVGPDFLSKVAPYVDSSRLAGALFDPLAGKACPFDATQKLYSVSRRMGVDYRFEEVTGLLAEGGSVRGVRTRTGDVHAEHVVVAAGVWSKPLLEKAGVDLPLAPEPHHAVITEEFGRLFDPLIIDVETGAYAVQTFEGHVLMGVEVPEEHLWEPTPRLDFLEKVVRVWSRWLPWLPRANLIRYWVGHYEVTPDHHPVLGPVSGVEGLYVATGFSGHGFMMGPVVGEELASWVLKGHSRTREARNLTVDRFREGRLIKELAVIG; encoded by the coding sequence ATGAGGGCTGAGGTAGTGGTCGTGGGCGGCGGGATCACCGGGGTCTCAGCGGCGTACTTCCTGGCGAGGGAAGGGGCGCGGAGCATCATCGTCTACGAGAAAAACTACATCGGCTCCGGCTCGACCTTCAAGTGCGCGGGCGGTATAAGGGCGAGCTTCACGAGCCAGGAGCACATCGTTCTGATGAAAAGGAGCATCGAGCTCTGGGGTGAGCTGGCGAGAGAGCTCGGCGTGAAGTACCTTCGCAGCGGCTACCTTTGGCTCGCGTCCAGGGAGAGGGATCTCGAGAGGTTGAAGAGCTACTCGGCGATTCACAACAGCTTCGGGGTTCCCACCAGAGTTGTGGGGCCCGATTTCCTCTCGAAGGTCGCACCCTACGTGGACTCCTCGAGGCTCGCTGGAGCGCTCTTCGACCCGCTGGCCGGGAAAGCCTGTCCCTTCGACGCGACCCAGAAGCTGTACTCCGTTTCGAGGAGGATGGGCGTCGATTACCGCTTCGAGGAGGTGACCGGCCTACTCGCGGAGGGAGGTTCCGTGAGAGGGGTGCGCACGCGCACGGGAGACGTTCACGCGGAGCATGTGGTCGTGGCTGCGGGCGTCTGGTCCAAGCCGCTGCTCGAAAAAGCGGGTGTCGACCTCCCCCTGGCTCCGGAGCCTCACCACGCCGTCATCACGGAGGAGTTCGGTAGGCTGTTCGACCCCCTCATCATCGACGTGGAGACGGGCGCTTACGCCGTGCAGACGTTCGAGGGACATGTCCTGATGGGTGTGGAGGTCCCGGAGGAACACTTGTGGGAGCCCACACCCAGGCTCGACTTTCTCGAGAAGGTGGTCAGGGTCTGGTCTAGGTGGCTGCCCTGGCTGCCTCGCGCGAACTTGATCAGGTACTGGGTCGGTCACTACGAGGTTACTCCAGACCACCACCCGGTGCTGGGCCCGGTAAGCGGCGTTGAAGGGCTCTACGTGGCTACAGGCTTCAGCGGGCACGGCTTTATGATGGGGCCTGTCGTCGGCGAAGAGCTTGCAAGCTGGGTTCTGAAGGGGCACTCGAGGACACGGGAGGCCCGGAACCTCACGGTCGACAGGTTCAGGGAGGGCCGGCTCATAAAGGAGCTGGCAGTCATCGGCTAG
- the rimI gene encoding ribosomal protein S18-alanine N-acetyltransferase: MEPTIRRFRLKDLKRVLEIEEKSFGVDAYDRLTFLYLYRSCGDLFLVAELSGSVIGYSVTCVEGSGGDSVGHVHSIAVDPQFRKKGVGRALMEETFRMLRERGVKSVVLEVSIANEAGISFWKSLGFSPVGIRKRFYLDGTDAIIMRKEI; encoded by the coding sequence GTGGAACCGACAATTAGGCGCTTCCGGCTGAAAGACCTTAAGCGCGTTTTAGAGATCGAAGAGAAGTCGTTCGGAGTTGACGCCTACGATAGGCTGACTTTTCTCTACCTTTACCGCTCCTGCGGCGATCTGTTCCTCGTGGCGGAGCTGAGCGGCAGCGTAATCGGTTACTCCGTCACTTGCGTAGAGGGTAGCGGAGGTGATTCTGTTGGGCACGTGCACTCGATAGCGGTGGACCCTCAGTTCAGGAAGAAGGGGGTGGGGAGGGCGCTCATGGAGGAAACTTTCCGCATGCTTCGAGAGCGTGGCGTCAAAAGCGTCGTGCTGGAGGTAAGCATAGCGAACGAGGCCGGTATAAGCTTCTGGAAGAGCCTGGGGTTTAGCCCCGTGGGCATCAGGAAGAGATTCTACCTGGACGGGACAGACGCCATAATCATGAGGAAGGAAATCTGA
- a CDS encoding GNAT family N-acetyltransferase, whose amino-acid sequence MTGREEVVVREAREEDKQHAARIFAESFTGSWRYWSLRLLDVLKLLVAEVGGRVVGAAELYTTEVKEYGKVGVVSFIAVEKGFRGRGVGRKLLEAAERFFAEEGCAYAAASTRSDNEASLALFRSLGYELHWRGSKVFEKLEAPLYAYEDDVVMLKRLRGTAGAR is encoded by the coding sequence ATGACAGGCCGGGAAGAAGTAGTGGTCCGCGAGGCTCGAGAGGAGGATAAGCAGCATGCTGCGAGAATTTTCGCAGAGTCCTTCACGGGGAGCTGGAGGTACTGGAGCCTCCGCCTCCTCGACGTGCTGAAGCTCCTCGTCGCCGAGGTGGGGGGCAGGGTGGTCGGGGCTGCTGAACTCTACACTACGGAGGTGAAAGAGTACGGTAAGGTGGGGGTGGTCTCCTTCATCGCCGTGGAGAAAGGTTTCCGCGGGAGAGGGGTGGGCAGGAAGCTCCTTGAAGCTGCTGAGAGGTTCTTCGCTGAAGAGGGTTGCGCGTATGCCGCTGCAAGCACTAGGAGCGATAACGAAGCATCCCTAGCTCTCTTCAGGTCCTTGGGCTATGAGCTGCACTGGCGCGGCTCCAAGGTCTTCGAGAAGCTGGAGGCTCCCCTCTATGCCTACGAAGACGACGTAGTGATGCTTAAACGCCTCCGGGGCACTGCCGGCGCGCGGTGA
- a CDS encoding M28 family peptidase, which yields MLRERLEAKGRLFPPSDAVAGSPEERQIIDHAAAELEGLGLDVSRYSFECMSWREKYTEVSVKSHRFSAVAMPYSPSAEIEGELVHVGDAAHPRDWEGLDLSGKVALVQLYRKLDEATWQYIEAVLHGAEAVIFYDRFPSRRRRMVVLFSLDYRFGPGAPPPVPAVAVSFEDGVRLTKIARRGEKVSVRVEAEVDHAATSQVVFAGDLSGPVISAHADKWLSGFTDDVLGVGMLLELARELREGAGYVLFGAEESGAPAYSPWYWIWGSRSFVKHLARAGSIGEFGALLNLDTLGGARLRIAASGPDFAEALRELAGAEVGPDSVLFDSFSFTMAGIPAATFHTFPELWSVYHSDADTSAAVNWEGVERAYRAVVHVAKVLAEKRWSLMRYDLLVSSILEKLERLSFLREARELASEVAKLRVGCEEEARELRRALTRAIFRGHYETELVESEVVYPYQLDVADDLVKLREALAGGGSLDAALRGLRRVPGFEQALPSLEPLRRSTLSQSSLREYYTALERAVLESLAMLREAIASLRR from the coding sequence GTGCTGAGAGAGAGGCTCGAAGCCAAGGGCAGGCTCTTCCCGCCGAGCGACGCTGTAGCCGGCTCTCCGGAAGAACGCCAGATCATCGATCACGCAGCTGCTGAGCTGGAAGGGTTAGGGCTCGACGTGAGCAGGTACAGCTTCGAGTGCATGTCTTGGAGGGAGAAGTACACCGAAGTGAGCGTGAAGTCTCACAGGTTTAGCGCGGTTGCGATGCCCTACTCGCCTTCCGCGGAGATCGAGGGAGAGCTCGTCCACGTGGGCGATGCTGCTCACCCGCGGGATTGGGAGGGCTTAGACCTCAGCGGTAAAGTCGCGCTAGTTCAGCTGTACAGGAAGCTGGACGAGGCTACGTGGCAGTACATCGAAGCCGTGCTCCACGGTGCGGAAGCAGTCATCTTCTACGACCGCTTCCCCTCCCGCAGGAGGAGGATGGTGGTTCTCTTCTCTCTTGACTACCGTTTCGGCCCGGGCGCGCCGCCGCCAGTGCCCGCAGTGGCTGTGAGCTTCGAGGATGGAGTACGCCTTACGAAGATTGCGCGGAGAGGCGAGAAAGTCTCCGTGAGAGTTGAAGCAGAGGTCGACCACGCTGCCACATCCCAGGTGGTTTTCGCTGGGGACCTCTCCGGACCCGTGATCTCAGCACACGCTGATAAGTGGCTCTCAGGCTTCACAGACGATGTTCTCGGCGTCGGCATGCTGCTCGAGCTAGCTAGAGAGCTCCGCGAGGGTGCGGGCTACGTGCTCTTTGGAGCTGAGGAGTCAGGTGCGCCAGCGTACAGCCCCTGGTACTGGATATGGGGTTCAAGAAGCTTCGTAAAGCACCTTGCGCGGGCAGGAAGCATCGGAGAGTTCGGAGCTCTGCTGAACCTAGACACGCTCGGAGGTGCAAGACTGAGGATTGCTGCCTCGGGGCCCGACTTCGCTGAAGCCCTTCGGGAGCTAGCAGGCGCCGAGGTGGGGCCCGACTCCGTACTATTCGACAGCTTTAGCTTCACGATGGCGGGCATCCCTGCGGCGACCTTCCACACCTTCCCGGAGCTGTGGAGCGTGTACCATAGCGACGCAGATACATCAGCGGCTGTGAACTGGGAGGGAGTTGAGAGAGCGTACCGCGCCGTGGTGCACGTGGCGAAGGTTCTCGCGGAGAAGAGGTGGAGCTTAATGAGGTACGACCTCCTGGTGTCCAGTATACTGGAGAAGCTGGAGAGGCTGTCCTTCCTCAGAGAGGCGCGCGAGCTCGCGAGTGAGGTGGCGAAGCTGAGGGTTGGCTGCGAGGAGGAAGCGCGCGAGCTGAGGCGTGCTCTAACTAGAGCTATCTTCAGGGGCCACTACGAGACAGAGCTCGTAGAGAGCGAGGTAGTTTACCCTTACCAGCTCGACGTAGCTGACGACCTCGTTAAGCTTAGGGAGGCTCTAGCAGGGGGCGGCTCGCTGGACGCAGCTTTGAGAGGATTGCGGAGAGTGCCCGGCTTCGAGCAGGCGCTTCCATCCCTAGAGCCGTTGAGGCGCTCTACACTTTCGCAGAGCAGCTTGAGGGAGTACTATACCGCGCTCGAGCGTGCAGTGCTGGAGAGCCTCGCGATGCTCAGGGAGGCTATCGCCTCCTTGAGGCGATAG